A window of Desulfobacterales bacterium contains these coding sequences:
- a CDS encoding acyl-CoA dehydrogenase, whose translation MNYDFSEQEFTLFVDIQEKLAALAEILPLDRRESAKTRENIDQVLSLLAESPYLKLGIQPVDGYQGQLTLMGAMEVLASVSPSAYLSVEASMRLFGRAVAEWGTDAQKAEWLSPLLDGKRIGALALSETCLNIENDPLTTHGGKDGDSVVINGAKQYVINAPMADCIAVAGVLEDAHALFLVEKETSGLTIDPAMETLGYEGTPISGIRLENCRIPMDQVIFPPAKTDMPQALRMWENQILLGASLGLCKTAFESARDHAKSHRSGGKPIIAYQEVGFKLAEMLTLFQTSQLLAYRTAWTAETSPKEAAELTLCAKVFCAESAEQVSSEALKILGGAGYTAGNPVERAYRCAKYAQIAGTSTEIARVKIGDAALGYRN comes from the coding sequence ATGAATTACGATTTTTCAGAACAAGAATTCACCCTGTTTGTCGATATCCAGGAAAAATTAGCCGCTCTGGCGGAAATCCTGCCGCTTGACCGGCGAGAATCCGCCAAAACCCGCGAAAATATCGACCAGGTGCTTTCCCTGCTGGCCGAATCCCCCTATCTCAAGCTGGGGATCCAGCCGGTGGACGGCTACCAGGGCCAGCTTACCCTGATGGGGGCCATGGAGGTGCTGGCTTCGGTCTCCCCTTCCGCCTACCTTTCCGTGGAAGCCAGCATGCGGCTCTTCGGCCGCGCGGTGGCTGAGTGGGGAACCGATGCCCAAAAGGCCGAATGGCTGTCCCCTTTGCTTGACGGCAAGCGCATCGGCGCCCTGGCCTTGTCTGAAACATGCTTAAATATCGAAAATGACCCGTTAACCACGCACGGCGGAAAAGACGGTGACTCAGTGGTCATCAACGGCGCCAAGCAATACGTGATCAACGCCCCGATGGCCGATTGCATTGCGGTGGCCGGCGTGCTGGAAGATGCGCATGCCCTATTTCTGGTTGAAAAGGAAACATCCGGTTTAACCATTGATCCGGCCATGGAAACCCTGGGCTATGAGGGGACCCCAATTTCGGGCATTCGACTGGAAAACTGCCGCATCCCGATGGACCAGGTAATTTTTCCGCCGGCCAAAACGGATATGCCGCAAGCCCTCCGAATGTGGGAAAACCAGATCCTTCTGGGCGCAAGCCTGGGGCTCTGCAAAACCGCGTTTGAATCCGCCCGGGATCATGCCAAATCCCATAGAAGTGGCGGCAAACCCATTATTGCGTACCAGGAAGTCGGGTTTAAGCTGGCCGAAATGCTGACCCTTTTCCAGACATCCCAGCTGCTGGCCTACCGGACAGCCTGGACCGCTGAAACTTCTCCGAAAGAAGCGGCTGAACTCACTCTTTGCGCCAAAGTTTTCTGCGCTGAATCCGCGGAGCAGGTTTCAAGCGAGGCATTAAAAATATTAGGCGGCGCCGGTTATACGGCCGGAAATCCGGTGGAGCGCGCCTACCGCTGCGCCAAATACGCCCAGATCGCCGGCACCTCAACGGAAATCGCCCGGGTTAAAATCGGTGATGCGGCGCTCGGCTATCGGAACTAG
- a CDS encoding PHP domain-containing protein, whose amino-acid sequence MHLKGALHVHTTCSDGELKIEEVVKVYTDLGFDFIALTDHDFLMRPGCYDRVNRLRTDLIIFTGIEMTVFEKGYVHVNKIRGDEDVLHIFNHPSEMDLPMDKAMARINAVGGRLPLDAVEITSKGFRTPEFEIPEIPYVKVATDDSHTRIGCGRAWIEMDCLRDKDKIIRAVRHGDFWNCFAENHHVNHFNVRLQGA is encoded by the coding sequence ATGCACTTAAAAGGCGCTTTACACGTTCATACCACCTGCTCGGACGGGGAACTCAAAATCGAGGAAGTGGTCAAGGTGTATACGGATCTGGGCTTTGATTTCATCGCACTGACCGATCACGACTTTCTCATGCGGCCCGGCTGCTATGACCGCGTCAACCGCCTGCGGACCGATCTGATCATATTCACGGGTATTGAGATGACCGTTTTCGAAAAAGGCTATGTGCATGTCAATAAAATTCGGGGAGATGAGGATGTGCTGCATATTTTTAACCACCCCTCGGAGATGGATCTGCCCATGGACAAAGCCATGGCCCGCATCAACGCGGTCGGCGGGCGCCTGCCGCTGGATGCGGTGGAAATCACGTCAAAAGGATTCCGCACACCGGAATTTGAAATACCTGAGATCCCCTATGTCAAGGTGGCTACCGATGATTCCCACACCCGCATCGGCTGCGGCCGGGCCTGGATTGAAATGGACTGCCTGCGGGATAAGGACAAAATCATCCGCGCCGTGCGGCACGGGGATTTCTGGAACTGTTTTGCCGAAAATCATCATGTCAATCATTTTAACGTCAGACTTCAGGGGGCTTGA
- a CDS encoding long-chain-fatty-acid--CoA ligase, giving the protein MSQEALMNVGQYIDDAVKRFKDYPYLQYYDDTYTYGEFLQKVHILANALKKQGFKKGDFIHVWVQNSPETLIAYYAIVKIGAVAGPINGWWKGAEVEYLLNDSQGSGLIVEDQYLEIFNEIKDNCPHLETIIEVGPEKSGSYLAFEDLMAEGDDTPVACDADPEDIAFIFYTSGTTGNPKGVLLSHKNVVADADMINEALKTGENRNFMCFLPLFHVNALLTCISCLGKGHQVVLRKGFSASDFWEVVEKHKINFWSAVPAVYQILLTDPGRQKYDLSSMEFGICGAAPMTKEVMQKFEETFGVKILEGYGLTEGTCVSTINPMDGERKVGSIGLPLPDQEVLIVDEHGNEQAPHEPGEILIRGDNVMKGYYNKPGETAKTIDQNGFLRTGDMGIKDEDGYIYIVDRMKDMIIRGGENIYPKEIDNVLSSHPKILEAATVGVPDDTMGEEGKVFIVPQDSTLTEEEVIEYARKNLADFKVPKYVEILEVDLPRNPIGKVLKKTLRDWAVDGAPKREKGPQVSVADIFGTMEERAIPENLKGVVANYGYRITGEGGGEWTVCANDGEVQVVEGIKDPDVTTTCDAQDWIDITLGKLDGMSAFTSGKLKVEGDLNLLTKATQFFKKYQPPVEPEVTVADIFGTMEDRAIPENLKGIVANYGYRITGEGGGEWTVCVNDGEVQVVEGIKDPDVTTTCAAQDWIDITLGKLDGMSAFTSGKLKVEGDLGLLTKATQFFKKYTPPAGAAMEEEREELLSKKKILSIPQRFSTGPVMGKFLNAFKDKKILANKCPSCGRLQLPPRETCAECVVRADEWVEVGPEGKITIMDITYYASPDPLTGDSRETPYVAAHFLLDGCKGHETLWHELKPSDHDRAKKGARVRPVWNPDRKGAITDILYFELIE; this is encoded by the coding sequence ATATCACAGGAGGCACTAATGAATGTCGGTCAATATATTGATGACGCCGTCAAGCGGTTCAAGGACTACCCCTACCTCCAGTATTACGATGATACTTACACCTATGGGGAATTCCTGCAGAAGGTCCATATCCTGGCCAATGCCTTAAAAAAGCAGGGATTCAAAAAAGGCGATTTCATCCATGTCTGGGTGCAGAACAGCCCGGAAACATTAATCGCCTATTACGCCATCGTTAAAATCGGCGCCGTGGCCGGTCCGATCAACGGCTGGTGGAAGGGCGCCGAGGTCGAATACCTGTTAAACGACTCCCAGGGCAGCGGCCTGATTGTGGAGGACCAGTACCTGGAAATATTCAACGAGATCAAAGACAACTGCCCGCATCTCGAAACCATCATAGAAGTCGGTCCGGAAAAATCCGGCAGCTATTTGGCATTCGAGGACCTGATGGCGGAAGGCGACGACACGCCGGTGGCCTGCGACGCGGATCCGGAGGATATCGCCTTTATCTTCTACACCTCCGGCACCACGGGAAACCCCAAGGGGGTTCTGCTCTCCCACAAAAATGTCGTGGCAGACGCCGACATGATCAACGAGGCCTTAAAAACCGGGGAAAACCGAAACTTTATGTGCTTTCTGCCGCTTTTTCACGTCAATGCCCTCTTGACCTGTATCTCCTGCCTGGGCAAGGGCCATCAGGTAGTACTCAGAAAAGGTTTCAGCGCCAGTGACTTCTGGGAAGTGGTGGAAAAGCATAAAATCAACTTCTGGTCCGCCGTGCCCGCGGTCTACCAGATTCTCCTGACCGACCCGGGCCGGCAGAAGTACGACCTTTCCTCCATGGAATTCGGCATCTGCGGCGCGGCGCCGATGACCAAAGAGGTCATGCAGAAATTCGAGGAAACTTTCGGCGTAAAGATTCTGGAAGGATACGGCCTCACCGAGGGCACCTGCGTGAGCACCATCAACCCCATGGACGGCGAGCGTAAAGTGGGCTCCATCGGCCTGCCGCTTCCTGATCAGGAAGTGCTGATCGTGGATGAGCACGGCAATGAACAGGCGCCCCATGAACCCGGCGAAATCTTGATCCGCGGGGACAACGTCATGAAGGGCTATTACAACAAGCCCGGGGAGACCGCCAAAACCATCGATCAGAACGGGTTTCTCCGCACCGGGGATATGGGGATCAAGGACGAGGACGGCTACATCTATATCGTGGACCGGATGAAGGACATGATCATCCGCGGCGGGGAGAATATTTACCCCAAGGAAATCGACAATGTGCTCTCCTCGCATCCGAAGATTCTCGAAGCGGCCACGGTCGGGGTGCCGGATGATACCATGGGCGAGGAAGGCAAAGTATTTATCGTGCCCCAGGATTCAACGCTTACCGAAGAGGAGGTGATCGAGTACGCCAGGAAAAACCTGGCGGACTTCAAAGTGCCCAAGTACGTGGAGATCCTTGAGGTGGACCTGCCCAGAAATCCCATTGGGAAGGTGCTGAAAAAGACCCTGCGGGATTGGGCGGTTGACGGTGCGCCCAAGCGGGAAAAAGGGCCGCAGGTATCGGTGGCCGATATTTTCGGCACCATGGAGGAGCGCGCCATTCCGGAGAACCTTAAAGGCGTTGTCGCCAATTACGGCTACCGCATCACCGGCGAAGGCGGCGGCGAGTGGACGGTCTGCGCAAACGACGGCGAGGTCCAGGTGGTGGAAGGCATAAAAGATCCGGATGTCACCACCACATGCGATGCCCAGGACTGGATTGACATCACCCTGGGCAAACTGGACGGCATGTCCGCCTTTACCTCCGGCAAACTCAAGGTCGAGGGAGATCTGAACCTCCTGACCAAGGCCACCCAGTTCTTCAAAAAATATCAGCCGCCCGTCGAACCCGAAGTCACCGTGGCCGACATTTTCGGCACCATGGAAGACCGCGCCATTCCGGAAAACTTAAAGGGCATTGTCGCCAACTACGGCTACCGCATCACCGGCGAAGGCGGCGGCGAATGGACCGTCTGCGTAAACGACGGCGAAGTCCAGGTGGTGGAAGGCATAAAAGATCCGGATGTCACCACCACATGCGCCGCCCAGGACTGGATCGATATCACCCTGGGCAAACTGGACGGCATGTCCGCCTTTACCTCCGGCAAACTCAAGGTGGAGGGCGATCTGGGGCTCCTGACCAAGGCGACCCAGTTCTTCAAAAAATACACGCCGCCCGCAGGCGCTGCTATGGAGGAAGAACGCGAGGAGCTTTTGTCCAAAAAGAAGATCCTCTCCATTCCGCAGCGTTTTTCCACCGGCCCGGTGATGGGTAAATTTTTGAATGCCTTCAAGGACAAAAAAATTCTGGCCAATAAATGCCCGTCCTGCGGCCGCCTACAGCTCCCGCCCCGGGAGACCTGTGCGGAATGCGTGGTCCGGGCGGATGAATGGGTGGAAGTCGGGCCGGAAGGCAAAATCACCATCATGGATATCACCTACTACGCCAGCCCCGACCCCCTAACCGGGGACAGCCGGGAGACGCCCTATGTGGCGGCCCACTTTCTCTTAGACGGCTGCAAGGGCCATGAGACACTTTGGCATGAGCTAAAGCCATCGGATCATGACCGGGCCAAAAAAGGCGCCCGCGTCCGGCCGGTCTGGAACCCGGACCGCAAAGGCGCGATTACGGATATCCTGTACTTTGAGCTGATTGAATAA
- a CDS encoding TetR/AcrR family transcriptional regulator: MPGTKPNNSKDNLSKSALRRQREREQRYQTILQAAETLFANEGFHKASMEQIADAAEVSVGAVYFYFKNKEDLLVQMMAEIGYLMRSILGTEFKKHGATMEGFKYAGYAFFEDFCVNYPERAAIIFRESVGKSAQVEQHRKELFDKCTGDVLSALTAVSENQGGTFKGRFAAEVIAVSVMGIYERVAYHYLLWQNNTEDLKDIGRDAVAFILGGVNNLFEGTSCT, translated from the coding sequence ATGCCAGGCACAAAACCCAATAACAGCAAAGACAACCTGTCCAAATCCGCGCTTCGACGGCAGCGGGAGCGGGAACAGCGCTACCAGACCATTCTCCAGGCGGCTGAGACCCTGTTTGCCAACGAAGGCTTTCATAAGGCCAGCATGGAGCAGATCGCGGATGCCGCCGAGGTCTCCGTGGGGGCGGTCTATTTTTACTTCAAGAATAAAGAGGATCTCCTGGTCCAGATGATGGCGGAGATCGGCTACCTCATGCGCTCCATCCTAGGCACTGAATTTAAAAAACACGGGGCCACCATGGAAGGCTTCAAATATGCGGGATACGCCTTTTTTGAGGACTTCTGCGTCAACTACCCGGAGCGGGCCGCCATCATTTTCCGCGAATCCGTGGGCAAAAGCGCCCAGGTGGAGCAGCACCGCAAGGAGCTCTTTGATAAATGCACGGGAGATGTGTTAAGCGCGCTCACCGCCGTCAGTGAAAACCAGGGCGGCACCTTCAAAGGCCGGTTTGCGGCGGAAGTCATCGCGGTGAGCGTCATGGGCATCTATGAGCGGGTCGCCTATCACTACCTCCTCTGGCAGAACAATACCGAAGACTTAAAGGATATCGGCCGCGATGCCGTGGCGTTCATTCTGGGCGGGGTGAATAATCTGTTTGAAGGAACATCATGCACTTAA